One stretch of Oncorhynchus gorbuscha isolate QuinsamMale2020 ecotype Even-year linkage group LG21, OgorEven_v1.0, whole genome shotgun sequence DNA includes these proteins:
- the LOC124007845 gene encoding galactose-3-O-sulfotransferase 2-like isoform X2, with protein MRLGLGCYRVGPTWLWKALLVFVAIAFAGQLLGVIYNKSLQQDRSWWLFSSDGQGPSLGFCRPHSHVMFLKTHKTASSTVLNILYRYGEEKDLRFALPLGYQFGYPLPFNAHRVKGYRGPRVAEFSIMGNHMRFNKPEVEKVMPADTFYFSILRDPVALTESSYAYYKAVAPAFRKAKGLGDFADNPQKYYDPHLRNNHYARNLLWFDFGLDHNANFSTTLTQRGEVAIRRAFKLILVSEHFDESMVLLRHALCWPLDAVVSFSLNARQQKSNGGSSWVDKVAAAQPPAMALTDNQRQKLREWNSLDWHLYQTFNRSFWDEVDRFGRARMDQEVVLLRTRRELLAKACLREGGRPVEASRIRDKNIRPFQSGLVKILGYELQPGLDNATRQACLRMIRPEIQYKDLLDARQFPRAAPQPAQAPPPAIPAGGAYMRKGPSSQLRTGELGVEGERRMGEEERDWDGSRLSRSNNNQTLVRDRGGREGKRNLR; from the exons CCTCCAGCAGGACAGGTCGTGGTGGTTGTTCTCATCCGATGGCCAGGGCCCGTCTCTGGGCTTCTGTCGGCCCCACAGCCACGTCATGTTCCTGAAAACCCACAAGACAGCCAGCAGCACCGTCCTCAACATTCTCTACCGATACGGAGAG GAGAAGGACCTGCGCTTCGCCCTGCCTCTGGGGTATCAGTTCGGCTACCCCCTCCCTTTCAACGCCCACAGGGTCAAAGGTTACAGAGGGCCCCGTGTGGCAGAATTCAGCATCATGGGAAACCACATGCGCTTCAACAAACCAGAG GTAGAGAAGGTGATGCCAGCCGACACCTTCTATTTCTCCATCCTTCGtgaccctgtagcactcactgaGTCGTCCTACGCCTACTACAAAGCCGTTGCCCCTGCCTTCAGGAAAGCCAAAG GCCTGGGAGACTTCGCCGACAACCCCCAGAAGTACTACGACCCCCATCTCCGTAACAACCACTACGCTCGCAACCTGCTGTGGTTCGACTTCGGCCTGGACCACAACGCCAACTTCTCCACCACACTGACGCAACGAGGTGAAGTGGCCATTCGACGTGCCTTCAAACTCATCCTGGTCTCGGAGCACTTCGACGAATCCATGGTACTGCTCCGCCACGCCCTCTGTTGGCCTCTGGACGCTGTCGTCTCCTTTAGCCTGAACGCCCGGCAGCAAAAGTCCAATGGAGGCAGCTCCTGGGTGGATAAAGTGGCCGCTGCTCAGCCGCCCGCCATGGCTCTCACAGACAATCAACGGCAGAAGCTCCGGGAGTGGAACTCCCTGGACTGGCACCTCTATCAGACATTCAACCGCTCCTTCTGGGATGAAGTGGATCGCTTTGGGAGAGCCAGAATGGACCAAGAGGTCGTTCTACTCCGGACCCGCCGGGAGTTGCTGGCTAAAGCTTGCCTGAGGGAAGGCGGGAGGCCGGTAGAGGCAAGCCGCATCCGGGACAAGAACATCAGGCCCTTCCAGAGCGGTTTGGTGAAGATCCTAGGATATGAGCTCCAGCCTGGGCTGGACAACGCTACCCGTCAGGCCTGTCTGAGGATGATCAGGCCGGAGATCCAGTATAAAGACCTGCTGGATGCCAGGCAGTTCCCCAGGGCAGCTCCCCAGCCTGCCCAGGCTCCGCCCCCAGCAATCCCTGCTGGGGGAGCCTACATGAGGAAAGGCCCCTCCTCCCAACTCAGGACAGGAGAGCTGGGAgtggagggggaaaggaggatgggggaggaggagagggactggGACGGGAGTCGGTTATCACGTAGTAATAATAATCAAACATTGGTGCGAGatagaggtggaagagaggggaaaaggaacCTAAGATAG
- the LOC124007845 gene encoding galactose-3-O-sulfotransferase 2-like isoform X1, translating to MVFKRRARRMRLGLGCYRVGPTWLWKALLVFVAIAFAGQLLGVIYNKSLQQDRSWWLFSSDGQGPSLGFCRPHSHVMFLKTHKTASSTVLNILYRYGEEKDLRFALPLGYQFGYPLPFNAHRVKGYRGPRVAEFSIMGNHMRFNKPEVEKVMPADTFYFSILRDPVALTESSYAYYKAVAPAFRKAKGLGDFADNPQKYYDPHLRNNHYARNLLWFDFGLDHNANFSTTLTQRGEVAIRRAFKLILVSEHFDESMVLLRHALCWPLDAVVSFSLNARQQKSNGGSSWVDKVAAAQPPAMALTDNQRQKLREWNSLDWHLYQTFNRSFWDEVDRFGRARMDQEVVLLRTRRELLAKACLREGGRPVEASRIRDKNIRPFQSGLVKILGYELQPGLDNATRQACLRMIRPEIQYKDLLDARQFPRAAPQPAQAPPPAIPAGGAYMRKGPSSQLRTGELGVEGERRMGEEERDWDGSRLSRSNNNQTLVRDRGGREGKRNLR from the exons CCTCCAGCAGGACAGGTCGTGGTGGTTGTTCTCATCCGATGGCCAGGGCCCGTCTCTGGGCTTCTGTCGGCCCCACAGCCACGTCATGTTCCTGAAAACCCACAAGACAGCCAGCAGCACCGTCCTCAACATTCTCTACCGATACGGAGAG GAGAAGGACCTGCGCTTCGCCCTGCCTCTGGGGTATCAGTTCGGCTACCCCCTCCCTTTCAACGCCCACAGGGTCAAAGGTTACAGAGGGCCCCGTGTGGCAGAATTCAGCATCATGGGAAACCACATGCGCTTCAACAAACCAGAG GTAGAGAAGGTGATGCCAGCCGACACCTTCTATTTCTCCATCCTTCGtgaccctgtagcactcactgaGTCGTCCTACGCCTACTACAAAGCCGTTGCCCCTGCCTTCAGGAAAGCCAAAG GCCTGGGAGACTTCGCCGACAACCCCCAGAAGTACTACGACCCCCATCTCCGTAACAACCACTACGCTCGCAACCTGCTGTGGTTCGACTTCGGCCTGGACCACAACGCCAACTTCTCCACCACACTGACGCAACGAGGTGAAGTGGCCATTCGACGTGCCTTCAAACTCATCCTGGTCTCGGAGCACTTCGACGAATCCATGGTACTGCTCCGCCACGCCCTCTGTTGGCCTCTGGACGCTGTCGTCTCCTTTAGCCTGAACGCCCGGCAGCAAAAGTCCAATGGAGGCAGCTCCTGGGTGGATAAAGTGGCCGCTGCTCAGCCGCCCGCCATGGCTCTCACAGACAATCAACGGCAGAAGCTCCGGGAGTGGAACTCCCTGGACTGGCACCTCTATCAGACATTCAACCGCTCCTTCTGGGATGAAGTGGATCGCTTTGGGAGAGCCAGAATGGACCAAGAGGTCGTTCTACTCCGGACCCGCCGGGAGTTGCTGGCTAAAGCTTGCCTGAGGGAAGGCGGGAGGCCGGTAGAGGCAAGCCGCATCCGGGACAAGAACATCAGGCCCTTCCAGAGCGGTTTGGTGAAGATCCTAGGATATGAGCTCCAGCCTGGGCTGGACAACGCTACCCGTCAGGCCTGTCTGAGGATGATCAGGCCGGAGATCCAGTATAAAGACCTGCTGGATGCCAGGCAGTTCCCCAGGGCAGCTCCCCAGCCTGCCCAGGCTCCGCCCCCAGCAATCCCTGCTGGGGGAGCCTACATGAGGAAAGGCCCCTCCTCCCAACTCAGGACAGGAGAGCTGGGAgtggagggggaaaggaggatgggggaggaggagagggactggGACGGGAGTCGGTTATCACGTAGTAATAATAATCAAACATTGGTGCGAGatagaggtggaagagaggggaaaaggaacCTAAGATAG